The proteins below are encoded in one region of Sphingobium yanoikuyae:
- the fdxA gene encoding ferredoxin FdxA: MTYVVTDNCIRCKYMDCVEVCPVDCFYEGENMLVINPNECIDCGVCEPECPAEAILPDTENGLEKWLELNTKYSAEWPNITVKGEAPADADAMSGVENKLEQFFSPEPGEGS, from the coding sequence ATGACCTATGTCGTGACCGACAACTGCATCCGCTGCAAATATATGGATTGCGTCGAGGTCTGCCCCGTGGACTGTTTCTACGAGGGCGAGAACATGCTGGTCATCAATCCCAACGAGTGCATCGACTGCGGCGTGTGCGAACCGGAATGCCCGGCGGAGGCGATCCTGCCAGACACCGAGAACGGCCTCGAAAAGTGGCTGGAACTCAACACCAAATATTCGGCCGAATGGCCCAACATCACGGTCAAGGGCGAGGCCCCGGCTGACGCCGACGCGATGAGCGGCGTAGAGAACAAGCTGGAGCAGTTCTTCTCGCCCGAACCCGGCGAGGGCAGCTGA
- a CDS encoding OmpA family protein, which yields MRISHRIMMAAGLAAMLTTTACTTDPETGQKRMSKAAIGGIGGALGGYLLGDLVGGRHDRTEKILGAGIGAIAGAGIGSYMDEQERKLRQQTAGSGVDVIRQGDDLLLRMPSGITFAFNDASVQPQFRPTLDEVSSILSQYPKTYIDVYGHTDSDGSDAYNQTLSERRAQSVAGYLTSHGVQSARIATRGFGETQPIASNATEEGKAANRRVEIKISPVTESDVRS from the coding sequence ATGAGGATTTCGCACCGGATCATGATGGCGGCCGGCCTGGCCGCGATGCTGACCACCACGGCCTGCACCACCGACCCGGAAACCGGGCAGAAGCGCATGTCGAAGGCGGCGATCGGCGGCATCGGCGGCGCGCTGGGCGGCTATCTGCTGGGCGATCTGGTCGGCGGCCGGCATGACCGCACCGAAAAGATCCTGGGCGCCGGCATCGGCGCGATCGCGGGCGCCGGCATCGGCTCCTATATGGACGAACAGGAGCGCAAGCTGCGCCAGCAGACCGCCGGCAGCGGCGTCGACGTGATCCGCCAGGGCGACGACCTGCTGCTGCGCATGCCCTCGGGCATCACCTTCGCCTTCAACGACGCCAGCGTCCAGCCGCAGTTCCGCCCCACGCTGGACGAGGTGTCCTCGATCCTGTCGCAATATCCCAAGACCTATATCGACGTATATGGTCACACCGACAGCGACGGGTCGGACGCCTATAACCAGACGCTGTCGGAACGCCGCGCCCAGTCGGTCGCTGGCTATCTGACCAGCCATGGTGTCCAGTCGGCCCGCATCGCCACGCGCGGCTTTGGCGAAACCCAGCCGATCGCGTCGAATGCGACCGAGGAAGGCAAGGCCGCCAACCGTCGCGTCGAAATCAAGATCTCGCCCGTCACCGAATCCGACGTGCGCAGCTGA
- a CDS encoding DUF2141 domain-containing protein has protein sequence MIGRVLFAVVALIGLAGAAPVDLAQPISMTAEGLRSAKGRILICVARSADYFPDCSKDPDKRHLIVATTGNAIPLGNLAPGDYAIAIIHDENGNGKLDTFAGIPREGVGFSRNPVLRFGAPSFRSAEFVVSGAPVRQAIRLKYFL, from the coding sequence GTGATCGGTCGGGTGCTATTTGCGGTGGTGGCGTTGATCGGACTGGCGGGGGCGGCGCCGGTGGACCTGGCCCAGCCGATCAGCATGACGGCCGAGGGGCTGCGATCGGCCAAGGGGCGCATCCTGATCTGCGTGGCGCGATCGGCCGATTATTTCCCCGATTGCAGCAAGGATCCCGACAAGCGCCACCTGATCGTGGCGACGACGGGCAATGCCATCCCGCTCGGCAATCTGGCGCCGGGCGACTATGCGATCGCGATCATCCATGACGAAAATGGCAATGGCAAGCTGGATACCTTTGCCGGCATTCCGCGCGAGGGGGTGGGCTTTTCGCGCAATCCGGTGCTCCGCTTTGGCGCGCCCAGCTTCCGGTCGGCCGAGTTCGTAGTGAGCGGCGCGCCGGTGCGGCAGGCGATCCGGCTCAAATATTTCCTGTAA
- a CDS encoding CarD family transcriptional regulator has protein sequence MAAKALSFDVGDYVVYPKHGVGRVIELQKEQIAGMELELYVLRFEKERMTLRVPTNKAEGVGMRKLSSNKTLEESMETLKGKPKVKRTMWSRRAQEYEAKINSGDLVSIAEVTRDLFRADDQPEQSYSERQIFEAASSRLARELAAMEETDEPTALQKILRILNEAAPKYAKVEG, from the coding sequence ATGGCTGCCAAGGCGCTGTCCTTTGACGTTGGTGATTATGTCGTTTACCCCAAGCACGGCGTGGGCCGTGTGATCGAACTCCAAAAGGAGCAGATCGCGGGCATGGAACTGGAGCTGTATGTGCTCCGTTTCGAAAAGGAGCGCATGACGCTGCGCGTTCCCACCAACAAGGCCGAAGGCGTCGGCATGCGCAAGCTGTCCTCCAACAAGACGCTGGAGGAATCGATGGAAACCCTGAAGGGCAAGCCCAAGGTCAAGCGCACCATGTGGTCGCGCCGCGCCCAGGAATATGAAGCGAAGATCAATTCGGGCGACCTGGTGTCGATCGCAGAAGTGACCCGCGACCTGTTCCGTGCCGACGACCAGCCCGAGCAGAGCTATTCCGAGCGCCAGATCTTCGAGGCCGCTTCCAGCCGCCTCGCCCGCGAACTCGCCGCGATGGAAGAGACCGACGAGCCCACTGCGCTGCAGAAGATCCTGCGCATCCTCAATGAGGCCGCGCCGAAATATGCCAAGGTCGAAGGTTGA
- a CDS encoding prephenate dehydratase: MENYPAPARALVADMSQKAAADPARAVAYQGAPGANSHLAALGYAPDCVPLPCFAFEDAIDAVRGGLAARAIIPIENSLHGRVADMHFLLPESGLHIVDEYFLRIRHCLMAPDTVPVKSAISHPQALGQCRHYLRERGIQPVAYADTAGAAALVAETRAPGEGAIAPYLAAEIYGLRLIAENIEDSDDNMTRFLVLAREPKAPAAGVGPVMTTFLFEVKNIPAALYKAMGGFATNGVNMTKLESYQRGASFAATEFYCDIEGMPGDPAVDRALAELEFHTKWVRVLGSYRQARPRT; this comes from the coding sequence ATGGAAAATTATCCCGCCCCCGCTCGCGCGCTGGTCGCCGACATGTCGCAAAAGGCCGCTGCCGATCCGGCGCGCGCCGTCGCCTATCAGGGCGCGCCCGGTGCCAATTCGCACCTGGCCGCGCTTGGCTACGCCCCCGATTGCGTGCCGCTGCCCTGCTTTGCGTTCGAGGATGCGATCGACGCTGTGCGGGGTGGCCTTGCCGCCCGGGCGATCATTCCGATCGAGAACAGCCTGCACGGCCGCGTCGCCGACATGCATTTCCTGCTGCCCGAATCCGGGCTGCACATCGTCGACGAATATTTCCTGCGCATCCGCCACTGCCTGATGGCGCCCGACACGGTGCCGGTGAAGAGCGCGATCAGCCATCCGCAGGCGCTGGGCCAGTGCCGCCATTATCTGCGCGAGCGCGGCATCCAGCCGGTCGCCTATGCCGACACCGCCGGCGCCGCCGCGCTGGTGGCGGAGACGCGGGCGCCGGGCGAGGGAGCGATCGCCCCCTATCTGGCCGCCGAAATCTATGGCCTGCGCCTGATCGCCGAGAATATCGAGGATAGCGACGACAATATGACCCGCTTCCTGGTGCTGGCGCGCGAGCCCAAGGCGCCGGCGGCTGGCGTCGGCCCGGTCATGACCACCTTCCTGTTCGAGGTGAAGAATATCCCGGCCGCGCTCTACAAGGCGATGGGCGGCTTTGCGACCAATGGCGTCAACATGACCAAGCTGGAAAGCTACCAGCGCGGCGCCAGCTTTGCCGCGACCGAATTCTATTGCGATATCGAAGGGATGCCGGGTGACCCGGCGGTCGACCGCGCGCTCGCCGAGCTGGAATTCCACACCAAATGGGTGCGCGTGCTGGGCAGCTACCGCCAAGCCCGCCCCCGCACCTGA
- a CDS encoding AAA family ATPase, giving the protein MQLSFKQPHLSLSAFPDIEIPPFTVIVGLNGSGKSHLLQAIASGRVANSVVATQPDPNGNAKPLIKLLGQDGRALDLGQAYSTAQGGGDPVSIMMGNFEQTRLNLLAAQRASLDEAANHRLSEILQPGEDVWRLGAKEVAHRLGKADASPIEAIFVAAERALITPDQGAQRMMQRNPGMQPAQMQAVAQRVAAKLGIPPLHVNTMQMKLFAPWGNTDQFSTNLPLLFGKYRDALVQNRLLRMSDAERGTETAMSEEGFVASFGSPPWDQINETLAAFALPYEVTPPSLFNFDPVTVNLKKVGTGDVVSPQNLSSGEKVLLQFAVSSFHYDEHFMSVSRPQILLLDEMDASLHPEMVNRWLGAIQHGLVEAQGLHCIITTHSPTTVALAPDESLFEMRDGHSGLTKISKQDALNRLTFGVPTLSINYSGRRQVFAESDTDAAIYESVYALIKAHARCERELNFLSTGLRDKDNGEINAGCTIVKQTVDRLASLGNSSIFGIIDWDGEAVSTNRIKVVAGGERNGIENVLLDPLLVALLLMKERRLPEGLQDIDRFTGAPSLRPLELQRLIDAIQMEVFPNETDRVEVSYLGGAKGNVLRAYLEADDHTLEAALAEKFPILNKWKNRGRGELVKAVIEHVLSEHTPFCPVALPTVFEAIANAPG; this is encoded by the coding sequence GTGCAGCTTTCGTTCAAGCAACCGCATTTATCTTTATCGGCGTTTCCCGATATAGAGATTCCCCCATTTACGGTGATTGTTGGACTTAATGGCAGCGGCAAGAGTCATCTGTTGCAGGCAATTGCTAGTGGTCGCGTTGCTAATTCGGTGGTCGCAACACAGCCCGATCCTAATGGTAACGCCAAACCGCTCATAAAACTTCTTGGTCAGGATGGTCGAGCACTCGACCTGGGTCAAGCCTATAGCACTGCGCAAGGCGGGGGCGACCCCGTGTCGATCATGATGGGCAATTTCGAGCAAACGCGGCTGAACCTATTGGCTGCGCAGCGCGCGTCGCTTGATGAAGCTGCAAATCACCGGCTCTCGGAAATATTACAGCCGGGAGAAGATGTCTGGCGACTTGGAGCAAAGGAGGTCGCCCATAGGCTAGGCAAAGCGGATGCCAGTCCGATCGAAGCTATTTTCGTGGCAGCGGAGCGAGCGTTGATAACGCCCGATCAGGGGGCGCAACGCATGATGCAACGCAATCCGGGGATGCAGCCGGCGCAGATGCAGGCGGTCGCGCAGCGGGTCGCAGCGAAATTGGGTATCCCACCTTTGCATGTGAACACGATGCAGATGAAGCTATTCGCGCCATGGGGCAATACGGATCAGTTCTCGACTAATCTGCCGCTCTTGTTCGGCAAATATCGTGACGCTCTTGTCCAGAACCGACTGCTACGAATGAGCGACGCCGAGCGCGGTACAGAAACCGCTATGAGTGAAGAGGGTTTTGTAGCGAGTTTTGGTAGCCCGCCATGGGATCAAATAAACGAGACGCTCGCTGCGTTCGCATTGCCTTACGAAGTCACTCCACCGAGCCTTTTTAATTTCGATCCAGTCACTGTAAATCTCAAAAAGGTAGGGACGGGCGATGTTGTAAGCCCGCAAAACCTCTCATCTGGTGAGAAAGTATTGCTGCAATTTGCAGTCTCTTCATTCCATTACGATGAGCACTTCATGTCGGTGTCACGGCCGCAAATTCTGTTGTTGGACGAGATGGACGCTTCGCTTCATCCTGAAATGGTTAATAGGTGGCTTGGGGCGATCCAGCATGGTTTGGTTGAAGCGCAAGGTCTTCATTGCATTATAACGACGCACTCGCCCACCACTGTCGCTCTCGCTCCCGATGAATCTTTGTTTGAGATGAGGGATGGGCACTCAGGGCTAACCAAAATTTCCAAGCAAGATGCCCTCAACAGGCTAACCTTTGGTGTTCCGACACTTTCGATAAACTATTCCGGTCGTAGGCAGGTTTTCGCGGAAAGCGATACCGATGCCGCGATCTATGAAAGTGTTTACGCACTCATTAAGGCGCACGCTCGATGCGAACGCGAATTAAACTTTCTGTCGACGGGATTGCGCGACAAAGACAACGGTGAAATCAATGCGGGCTGCACTATCGTCAAGCAGACGGTTGATCGCCTAGCCAGCCTTGGCAACTCATCGATCTTCGGCATTATCGATTGGGACGGGGAGGCGGTTTCTACAAATCGGATCAAGGTCGTGGCTGGCGGTGAGCGAAATGGCATTGAGAACGTTCTTCTTGACCCACTTCTAGTGGCTCTACTTTTGATGAAGGAGCGACGCCTTCCCGAAGGGCTTCAGGACATCGACCGTTTCACGGGAGCGCCGAGCCTTAGACCTTTAGAGCTTCAACGGCTGATCGATGCGATTCAGATGGAAGTGTTCCCCAATGAGACAGATCGCGTCGAAGTCTCCTACCTTGGTGGAGCAAAAGGGAACGTTCTTCGCGCGTACCTTGAAGCCGACGACCATACCCTTGAAGCTGCTCTCGCCGAAAAATTTCCGATACTAAACAAATGGAAGAATCGAGGTAGAGGCGAACTTGTGAAAGCAGTAATCGAGCATGTGTTATCAGAGCACACGCCTTTCTGCCCCGTCGCGCTGCCAACCGTTTTTGAAGCTATCGCGAATGCACCCGGCTAG
- a CDS encoding c-type cytochrome, whose amino-acid sequence MGDRFNTVAGWALFAGIIALGGAIVSSKYFHDERPEKMGYAIEGVEVEGEGGGDSGPGLNTLLASADVAAGEKVFAKCAACHTVNQGGANGIGPNLYATVGEGIGQGKGGFAFSEALKSKGGEWSFDNLDHWLKSPREFAPGTKMTFAGLSNPADRANLIAWLNTQGSNLPLPAADAAPAAADNAAPAEGGDNAAANATEAPAENAAQ is encoded by the coding sequence ATGGGCGATCGATTCAACACCGTTGCAGGGTGGGCGTTGTTTGCAGGCATCATCGCGCTAGGTGGCGCGATCGTCAGTTCCAAATATTTCCACGATGAACGGCCCGAAAAGATGGGCTATGCGATCGAGGGCGTCGAGGTGGAAGGCGAAGGCGGCGGCGACAGCGGCCCCGGCCTCAACACCCTGCTTGCCAGCGCGGATGTCGCGGCCGGCGAGAAGGTGTTCGCGAAATGCGCCGCCTGTCACACCGTCAACCAGGGCGGCGCCAACGGCATCGGCCCCAATCTCTATGCCACCGTCGGCGAAGGCATCGGCCAGGGCAAGGGCGGCTTCGCCTTCTCCGAAGCGCTCAAGAGCAAGGGCGGCGAATGGAGCTTCGACAATCTCGACCATTGGCTGAAGAGCCCGCGTGAATTTGCCCCCGGCACCAAGATGACCTTTGCCGGCCTCTCCAACCCGGCCGATCGCGCCAACCTGATCGCCTGGCTGAACACGCAGGGGTCCAACCTCCCCCTGCCCGCCGCCGATGCCGCGCCCGCTGCGGCCGACAATGCAGCCCCGGCCGAAGGCGGCGACAATGCTGCCGCCAACGCGACCGAAGCCCCGGCCGAGAACGCGGCGCAGTAA
- a CDS encoding hemolysin family protein, which translates to MATIPPPAPTPFPWVDLIIILALVALNGVFAMSELAIVSARKPRLQAMEKAGKRGAKSALQLAADPGKFLSTVQIGITLIGIISGAYSGASLGGPTGERLAALGLSPNMAENLGFALVIGLTTYASLIIGELVPKQFALRQPEPIAVLVATPMLYLAKLTAPVVWVLDKSSGLIFKLLGLDRESEHHVTVEELHLIVAEASRSGIIEESERAIISGVVRLADRPVREVMTQRMDVDWIDINADEETVRLRLLETPHTRLPVGRGSVEDIIGIVQARDIMTALFRGEALNIEALLRKAEVVPDQVDAMDALEVLRKSDVPMVMVHDEYGHFEGIVTPADLLSAIAGHFASDRDVYDEPDIVEREDGSLLVSGQMPIDQLAEKIDINLSEDRDYATVAGHVLWLLKRLPEVGDYAEDQGWRFEIVDMDGRKIDKLLVAQL; encoded by the coding sequence ATGGCCACGATCCCCCCTCCCGCTCCGACGCCCTTCCCCTGGGTAGACCTCATCATCATCCTGGCGCTGGTCGCGCTGAACGGCGTCTTCGCGATGTCGGAGCTGGCCATCGTGTCCGCGCGCAAGCCACGGCTGCAGGCGATGGAGAAGGCGGGCAAGCGCGGCGCCAAGTCGGCGTTGCAGCTGGCGGCGGACCCCGGCAAGTTCCTGTCGACGGTGCAGATCGGCATCACCCTGATCGGCATCATTTCGGGCGCCTATTCGGGCGCCAGCCTTGGCGGGCCGACCGGCGAGCGGCTGGCGGCGCTGGGCCTGTCGCCCAATATGGCCGAAAATCTGGGTTTTGCGCTGGTCATCGGCCTCACCACCTATGCCTCGCTGATCATCGGCGAACTGGTGCCCAAGCAGTTCGCGCTGCGTCAGCCCGAGCCGATCGCGGTGCTGGTGGCGACGCCGATGCTGTATCTGGCCAAGCTGACCGCGCCGGTGGTGTGGGTGCTCGACAAGTCGAGCGGCCTCATCTTCAAGCTGCTGGGGCTGGACCGCGAATCCGAACATCATGTCACGGTGGAGGAACTGCATCTGATCGTCGCCGAGGCGAGCCGGTCGGGCATCATCGAGGAAAGCGAGCGGGCGATCATATCCGGCGTGGTGCGGCTGGCCGACCGGCCGGTGCGCGAGGTGATGACCCAGCGCATGGATGTCGACTGGATCGACATCAACGCCGACGAGGAAACAGTACGCCTGCGCCTGCTGGAAACGCCGCATACCCGCCTGCCGGTGGGGCGTGGATCGGTGGAGGACATTATCGGCATCGTCCAGGCGCGCGACATCATGACCGCGCTATTCCGGGGCGAGGCGCTGAATATCGAGGCGCTGCTGCGCAAGGCGGAGGTCGTGCCCGATCAGGTCGACGCGATGGATGCGCTGGAAGTGCTGCGCAAGTCCGACGTGCCGATGGTGATGGTGCATGACGAATATGGGCATTTCGAGGGGATCGTGACCCCGGCCGACCTGCTGTCCGCCATCGCCGGCCATTTCGCATCCGACCGCGACGTCTATGACGAGCCTGACATCGTCGAGCGCGAGGATGGGAGTCTGCTGGTGTCGGGGCAGATGCCGATCGACCAGCTGGCCGAGAAGATCGACATCAACCTGTCCGAGGACCGCGATTATGCGACGGTCGCGGGCCATGTGCTGTGGCTGCTCAAGCGCCTGCCGGAAGTCGGCGACTATGCCGAGGATCAGGGCTGGCGCTTCGAGATTGTCGACATGGACGGACGCAAGATCGACAAGCTGCTGGTCGCGCAGCTCTGA
- a CDS encoding kinase produces the protein MAATALDAVDRLALRLLEEKDGLAVLGLCGAQGSGKSTLAQALQARMGARGVASAILSIDDLYLKKAEREVLAGTVHPLLRTRGVPGTHDVALGLRVLDALAAGRAACLPRFDKAVDDRLPENAWPQAEAGLRLLILEGWCVGAWAQAAGGLDVPVNALERDEDGDGRWRRFVNDALAGEYQALFGRIDALALLAAPGFDVVQGWRTQQEAALRAPGGGSAVMNDAQVARFIQHYERLTRHILAEMPARADLVVALDAQRGATAVRSR, from the coding sequence GTGGCGGCGACGGCGCTCGATGCGGTCGATCGCCTGGCGCTGCGCCTGCTGGAAGAGAAGGACGGCCTGGCCGTGCTGGGCCTGTGCGGGGCGCAGGGCAGCGGCAAGAGCACATTGGCGCAGGCGCTGCAGGCGCGCATGGGCGCGCGGGGCGTGGCGAGCGCGATCCTGTCGATCGATGATCTGTATCTGAAGAAGGCTGAGCGGGAAGTGCTCGCCGGGACTGTGCATCCGCTGCTGCGGACACGGGGCGTGCCGGGGACGCATGATGTCGCGCTGGGCTTGCGGGTGCTGGATGCGCTGGCGGCGGGGCGGGCGGCGTGCTTGCCGCGGTTCGACAAGGCGGTGGATGATCGCTTGCCTGAAAACGCGTGGCCGCAGGCCGAGGCAGGGCTGCGGCTGCTGATCCTGGAGGGCTGGTGCGTGGGCGCGTGGGCGCAGGCGGCAGGTGGCCTGGATGTTCCGGTCAATGCGCTGGAGCGGGACGAGGATGGCGACGGGCGCTGGCGGCGCTTCGTCAATGATGCGCTGGCGGGCGAGTATCAGGCGCTGTTCGGGCGGATCGATGCGCTGGCGCTGCTGGCGGCGCCGGGGTTCGACGTGGTGCAGGGCTGGCGGACGCAGCAGGAGGCGGCATTGCGCGCGCCCGGCGGCGGCAGTGCGGTGATGAACGATGCGCAGGTCGCCCGCTTCATCCAGCATTATGAGCGGCTGACCCGGCATATATTGGCGGAAATGCCGGCGCGGGCCGATCTGGTCGTGGCGCTGGATGCCCAGCGCGGCGCGACGGCGGTTCGCAGCCGATAG
- a CDS encoding pyridoxal phosphate-dependent aminotransferase — MTDQNDAQQDLIQRGYSRRDAARILGVLGAGVAVATAGTPVWAQRNDGPEEGNFPKVRIGSNECWTGPFPVAQAAAAKIVSHANFYHPGTEVTDFKKTLATIEGVPVDHVLPWPGSSDPLSRIVVAFCSPQKGLVTADVSYEQPWGTAEWAGAKVTKVPLTPDYRHDVKAMLAANPDAGLYYICSPNNPTGTLTPVADIEWLVANKPAGSIVLVDEAYLHFSHGQSAAPLVAQGKDVIVLRTFSKLFGMAGMRLGATIARPDLHARMMRYDGKRMSTNLPLPSVVCGTVALTQKALIEQRRAEMIAARDFTFAHLTKRGVKFIPSDANMFMVDWGKPAAGVQAQFLAAGVGIGRNWAPWPTMSRVTVGSMADMQAFCAALDKIMV; from the coding sequence ATGACCGACCAGAATGACGCGCAGCAGGATCTGATCCAGCGCGGCTATTCGCGCCGCGACGCCGCCCGCATATTGGGCGTGCTGGGCGCGGGCGTGGCGGTCGCCACCGCCGGCACCCCGGTCTGGGCGCAGCGCAATGACGGCCCCGAAGAAGGCAATTTCCCCAAGGTGCGGATCGGCTCCAACGAATGCTGGACCGGCCCCTTCCCCGTCGCCCAGGCCGCCGCGGCGAAGATCGTCTCACACGCCAATTTCTATCACCCCGGCACCGAAGTCACCGACTTCAAGAAGACGCTCGCGACCATCGAGGGCGTGCCGGTCGACCATGTCCTGCCCTGGCCAGGGTCCAGCGACCCGCTCTCGCGCATCGTCGTCGCCTTCTGCTCGCCGCAAAAGGGGCTGGTGACCGCCGATGTCAGCTATGAACAGCCCTGGGGCACGGCGGAATGGGCCGGCGCCAAGGTGACGAAGGTGCCGCTGACGCCCGATTATCGCCACGACGTGAAGGCGATGCTGGCTGCCAATCCGGACGCCGGCCTCTATTATATCTGCTCGCCCAACAACCCTACCGGCACGCTGACGCCGGTGGCCGACATCGAATGGCTGGTCGCCAACAAGCCGGCCGGATCGATCGTCCTGGTGGACGAGGCCTATCTCCATTTCTCGCACGGCCAGTCGGCCGCGCCGCTGGTTGCGCAGGGCAAGGACGTGATCGTGCTGCGCACCTTCTCCAAGCTGTTCGGCATGGCCGGCATGCGGCTGGGCGCCACCATCGCGCGGCCGGACCTGCATGCCAGGATGATGCGCTATGACGGCAAGCGCATGTCGACCAACCTGCCCCTGCCTTCGGTCGTGTGCGGCACCGTGGCGCTGACGCAGAAGGCGCTGATCGAGCAGCGCCGGGCCGAGATGATCGCGGCGCGCGACTTCACCTTCGCCCATCTCACCAAGCGCGGGGTCAAGTTCATTCCGTCCGACGCCAACATGTTCATGGTCGACTGGGGCAAGCCGGCGGCCGGCGTGCAGGCCCAGTTCCTGGCGGCGGGTGTCGGCATCGGCCGCAACTGGGCGCCCTGGCCCACCATGTCGCGCGTCACCGTCGGCTCCATGGCCGACATGCAGGCCTTCTGCGCTGCGCTCGACAAGATCATGGTCTGA
- a CDS encoding sterol desaturase family protein: protein MVAAILLSALAMTLIVGVRYLIASGGFALATRLRQPGLYRGQGRQIGREIGWSLASAAIYGIPAGVVAWGWQARGWTRIYEDVGRYPLWYLPVSVLLYLAAHDTWFYWTHRWMHVPRLFRIAHAVHHASRPPTAWAAMSFHPWEALTGAVVIPALVFLIPIHVGALGVVLSIMTIMGVSNHMGWEMFPRWMVRGPIGRWLITASHHQRHHEQYRCNYGLYFRVWDRLCGTDRGLGEFRGDLRKEQA from the coding sequence ATGGTCGCTGCGATCCTCTTGTCCGCGCTGGCGATGACGCTGATCGTCGGGGTGCGCTATCTGATTGCCAGTGGCGGTTTCGCGCTGGCGACAAGGCTGCGGCAGCCGGGCCTCTATCGCGGGCAGGGGCGGCAGATCGGGCGGGAGATTGGCTGGTCGCTGGCGTCGGCGGCGATCTATGGCATTCCCGCCGGTGTCGTCGCCTGGGGCTGGCAGGCGCGGGGGTGGACGCGCATCTATGAGGATGTCGGCCGCTATCCGCTCTGGTATCTGCCGGTGTCGGTGCTGCTCTATCTCGCCGCGCATGACACATGGTTTTACTGGACGCACCGGTGGATGCACGTGCCCCGGCTGTTCCGCATCGCCCATGCCGTCCATCATGCGAGCCGGCCACCGACCGCCTGGGCGGCGATGAGCTTTCATCCGTGGGAGGCGCTGACCGGGGCGGTGGTGATCCCGGCTTTGGTCTTCCTGATCCCGATCCATGTCGGCGCGCTGGGCGTGGTGCTGTCGATCATGACGATCATGGGCGTGTCCAACCATATGGGATGGGAGATGTTTCCGCGCTGGATGGTGCGCGGGCCGATCGGCCGCTGGCTGATCACCGCCAGCCATCATCAGCGGCATCATGAGCAATATCGGTGCAATTATGGCCTCTATTTTCGCGTCTGGGACCGGCTGTGCGGCACCGACCGGGGGCTGGGCGAATTTCGGGGCGATTTGAGGAAGGAACAGGCGTGA